One region of Anthonomus grandis grandis chromosome 22, icAntGran1.3, whole genome shotgun sequence genomic DNA includes:
- the LOC126748378 gene encoding uncharacterized protein LOC126748378, translating to MDVNLLEFNYEEASIILNQLIDTLSDEGKQELLNMKVTIDDIDVLPFEDDEEDERETMDLRTIANQLLTEPNPMATLAETSIRYLRHPDTYIWLRPPADANKPPSPDPFGLPTPPPPPLFSSKASQNSARARAAAIQKKQARVRKIALLALEFADVTDGIKPIKDRNQNKEPFEPPEEPVFHPRLHEGCKEYKGSVDKFRGTPTS from the exons ATGGATGTAAATTTGTTA gagtTCAACTATGAAGAGGCGAGCATCATATTAAACCAGTTAATAGATACATTATCTGATGAGGGAAAAC aggaGTTGTTGAATATGAAGGTGACTATTGATGACATTGATGTTCTGCCCTTTGAGGACGATGAGGAAGATGAGCGAGAAACTATGGATCTTAGGACCATCGCGAATCAATTACTCACAGAGCCTAACCCAATGGCAACACTAGCGGAAACTTCTATTCGATA TTTAAGACATCCAGACACATACATTTGGCTAAGACCACCCGCTGATGCAAACAAACCACCATCCCCCGACCCATTTGGCCTACCGACCCCACCACCCCCACCGTTATTCAGCTCGAAAGCCTCCCAAAACTCGGCTAGAGCACGTGCAGCAGCCATCCAGAAAAAGCAAGCGAGGGTCCGAAAAATCGCATTATTGGCTCTGGAATTCGCGGATGTCACCGATGGAATTAAACCTATTAAGGACCGAAATCAGAACAAGGAGCCCTTTGAGCCTCCTGAAGAACCGGTTTTTCATCCCCGTTTACATGAGGGATGCAAAGAATATAAGGGATCGGTTGATAAATTTCGTGGGACTCCCACCTCCTAA